Genomic DNA from Perognathus longimembris pacificus isolate PPM17 chromosome 6, ASM2315922v1, whole genome shotgun sequence:
GAAGCGCAAGAAGAGGTATGAGAAGCAGCTAGCGCAGATTGATGGCACCCTGTCGACCATCGAGTTCCAGCGTGAGGCCCTGGAAAATGCCAACACCAACACCGAGGTGCTCAAGAACATGGGCTACGCCGCCAAAGCCATGAAGGCCGCCCACGACAACATGTATGTGTCACTGCTGGCACAGGGCAGGCACAGCGTGTGCTCAGCATGGCCTGGCCAGGTCCTTTGTACCTTTCTTCTAACTTGCCTTCTTTGAACTCTATCTAAACGGGATTATGTACttgctgcctctttttttttttttttttttttggccagtcctggggcttggactcagggcctgagcactgtccctggcttcttcccgctcaaggctagcactctgccacttgagccacagcgccacttctggccattttctatatatgtggtgctggggaattgaacccagggcctcatgtatacgagacaagcactcttgccactaggccatatccccagccccttgctgccTCTTATTTCCAAGCATATTTCAGGGATTCCAGGTTATTGTGATGGGCATAATTTCAAGTTGGGAAGGTCAGTTGAAGGTCCTCTCACTCAGGCCTCTGGTAGTAGAGGCCTGTGTCCCAGGGAGGGGACTGATCTTCCCTGGCTTACTGTGAGCGAGATAGGGCTAGGTTTATGTAACCAATGGTTTTGGCTTTCCCAATGCTGCCTGGGCCCTGGTGTATGCTCTGTATCCTAGGGCTCTGGAACTTCtctggcctttttatttttttttaagatggctttgtttttgttggtcatggggcttgaactcagggcctggacgctgtctctgagtgcatttgctcaaggcttagcactcatcactttgaaccacagtgcctcttcagttttctggtggttaagtggagttcAAAGGTAAAAGGCTTATAGgatgacttggaaccatgatcctcagatttcagtctcctaaatagctaggattataggtgtgagccaccaatgcccagcaggttttggtttttgagacagggtcttacttatagcccaggctggttttgaagtcACAGTCCtgcctcagctgcctgagtactgtttttttttttttggccagtcctgggccttggactcagggcctgagcactgtccctggcttcttcctgctcaaggcttgcactctgccacttgagccacagcgccgcttctggccgttttctgtatatgtggtgctggggaatcgaacctagggcctcgtgtatccgaggcaggcactcttgccactaggctatatccccagccccctgagtactGTTTTTGATGGAAGTTTCTGCCTTTGCCTTTGCTTTCCGGCTAtggctgtctttttttgttgttgttgttgttgttagtcctggggcttgaactcagggcctgggcactgtccctaaactttttttgctcaaggctagcactctaccacttgagccattttggtttatgtggtactgaggaactgaggggcttcatgcatgccaggcaagcactctaccactaagccatactcccactCCCTGGCTGTCCTATTGACTGTGCCTTTGGTGCCCTCAGCACTTGTCCCTCCTCTGTGTGGCTACTTCTAATGGTAGTGGCCTCAGGCCTATATTCCCATACTAGTTGTGATTGGAATTCATGGCCAAGGTAAGCAACTGGGTTGTAAATGAGTACTTTCCCATAAACAAAGTGTTTGTTTGCTGTAGTTCTTCAACTAGGTAGCCTGTATTTAGGGGTGCCTAGAGAccatcttgattcttttttagGTACCAAGGCTGTGCTATAGAACAGGGGTTGGCAAAAATACAGCCTGTGGGGCTGCCACtagtttttataaataaacttcTGTTGAAACAGTCACGGCCTTAATTTACTGTTGTCTGTAGCTACTTTTGTGCTACGAAGCAGGGTTGAGTATTTATAACAAAGACTGTATAGACCTCAAGTTctaaaataattacagaaaaagttGCTTCCTGCTGTAGAAAATTAGGGTTGCAGGAAGAGCTGCCTTCACACGGGTGTGGGGGGCACTCTTGGCTGAGAGGGAtgttcattggactgagcagccTGGGCGAGGGCTGCATCTGCTTCATTTCTGTCTCCTTCCAGACCCCTAGCACAGAGCACAGTAAGTCCCACACGTGGTTCACAGCCTATGTGTGCAGATTATGATGAGCAGTTGTACATTCGTATGATTGACACTGTCTTAAAAAGTTGCCTAGTGCTTTTCCTTTGGGGCCTCCTAGAAACCCCAGTGAATTGAAAGAGGGGAAGAGCATTTCAGGTGTGCTTTTTGATTTTTATATCCCTGTACAGAATTACATTTGTGCAATACAAATCCTATAGTCTCATCTGACATGTATTTGTTTTCCTGTAGGACTTTGACTAGGCGCCTAACTTTGCTAAGTCTTACTTCCTCAGGGTAGTATCTGAAGGACACTGCCATCCGTTTGCATCtgtgattctttatttttaaggGGAGGATTAAGCAGTAATGACAATTGATTTGTCACAGTAGAGGTGGGGCTAGGAAGCTGATTGTGTGGAGGGGCTGCCACCACCTCGAAGACTGTTACACAGACCAATCAACGGATATGACAGTCTTGTTTGTTTCATTTCCAGGGATATCGATAAAGTCGATGAGTTAATGCAGGACATTGCCGACCAGCAGGAACTTGCAGAAGAGATTTCCACAGCTATTTCCAAACCTGTAGGCTTTGGAGAGGAGTTTGATGAGGTGAGTGGCTTCATATAGATGATATATGCCTCACCAGTGGCACCCAGGCTGTCCCTTGATATATGACTGAAGGGTCTCAGGTGGGAAGATGCTGCCATCAATTAATACCCCTCCAGATTTGCATGTCCACAGGGCCTGGCATTCACCTCCCTGAGTTCTAGATTTTGAGGGCAGATCAATTAAAGGAACCTTCAGGTCAACAAGCAGTGGCCCTGTGCCTTCTTCCCATGTGGGTCCCGGGCCCAGAGCTGGCCATGCCCTGGAGACATTTGCATGATTTTCCCTCAGAAGCTCTGTGTAAGGTAAAGGAGAAGCCAAGGAAGGAGCACTTATAACTCTGCTCTGAGGGATCCTTCTAGACCTTGGCCACTACCAGTTGCCACTGTTGTGATTTGAGACCTCAAACCTCTTGGGCTTTTGAAATACAAGAGCAGCCCCTAGCGAAGGTACTTGTTAGCAAACGTTAGATGTGAGCCCTGAATGCCAGATCCGCTCCACTGACTGCATTCTGTGCTGGCTCCCATCGGGCAGCTGCGGAGTCAGCACGTACCCTTACTCTCAGCTCCCCACTGCATGCTTTTCGTGGTTTCAGACAAGTTAGATGGGCTGATCACATTAACTTCAGTTCAGCGAGAATTCCCGAGCATTCCCTCAGCTATCCagcactgagataaagaaatagGACTGGAAAGATACCTTCTTCTCATTGTTTCCTTTTACAGGATGAGCTCATGGCGGAATTAGAAGAACTAGAACAGGAGGAGCTAGACAAGAATTTGCTGGATATCAGTGGACCTGAAACAGTCCCACTACCAAATGTTCCCTCTATAGCCCTACCATCCAAGCCCGGTGAGTTCTTCCTGCAGACTCTGCTTACTTGGCACACACCCAGGGCCAATTCTGCCTACGTGGGATGTCTGGAGTAGCCACAGTGACAATGTCATCTGTCCTTCCCTAGTTTTCTCTGGAACAAAGTTTTATAACCTCAG
This window encodes:
- the Chmp4b gene encoding charged multivesicular body protein 4b, whose product is MSVFGKLFGAGGGKAGKGGPTPQEAIQRLRDTEEMLSKKQEFLEKKIDQELTAAKKHGTKNKRAALQALKRKKRYEKQLAQIDGTLSTIEFQREALENANTNTEVLKNMGYAAKAMKAAHDNMDIDKVDELMQDIADQQELAEEISTAISKPVGFGEEFDEDELMAELEELEQEELDKNLLDISGPETVPLPNVPSIALPSKPAKKKEEEDDDMKELENWAGSM